In Verrucomicrobiota bacterium, the DNA window TCTGAACAAGCCATTTTTTGGGACGCGATCCGCCAATTCCCCGATTTTCATTTCGTTAAATAGACATAATTGTCTATAAAATGCAATACAAAGTTATTCAATGTAATCTCCCATTTTCTGCCAGCGCGCCAACCGACGATTGGGAAGTAGGAGCAAAAAGATAAAAATGAACGAGCTGATTCTGCTCACCGCTCGGCGACCGTGATTTGGAATTAAAACCTTATGCGTTTTCCTTCAGAAGCTTCTTGTCGAAAGTTCTCAACTCAAGAGCCTCGGATCGAGCGGTCCCGGCAATCAAATAGTCGGCAAAGTCTGCCTTCCCCTTTCGATACAGCTTGATCATTGCGCGCAAGCGACCCGGATCATCAAAACTGAATGCGGAATCCTCCAAGAGTTGTTCGAGAACTTGGGCCCATGCTTTCCGGTCAAATCCATAGACAGCTTCGAGGACCCATGAAGTTTCCATCAGGACCAGATCGAGAATTCTTATCGACCGCTCTTCTTTGCTTTCATTTGCCAATTCGGAAGCAACGATGCCGCATTGTTCTTCATCGTCCTGGACGATGTGGCGGACCAGGTAATTGGTATCGAAAGCGATCATTTCCCGGAAAGAAGAGATCCGTGTTTGCGGCTTATGGCTTGCCGGATTCCTTGATCCATTTCTTCGGTGGTGACCGCTTTTTGCTTCCTTTTAAGGAACGGTTTGCCGCAACCCGCCGAAGAACCCGGAGCCCGCTTTTTGCGTATGGATATCCGGTCTGGCCTTTCCAGCGTAAACTCGAGCCGGTCACCACTCCGTATGGCAAGCTTTATTCGAAGCTGCTTCGGTAGGGTTATTTGGCCCTTGGAAGTGACTTTTGCCTGTAAAGTTGTCATTCCTTACAAAACGCACGCTTTTGTAGAAAATCAAT includes these proteins:
- a CDS encoding type II toxin-antitoxin system VapC family toxin — translated: MIAFDTNYLVRHIVQDDEEQCGIVASELANESKEERSIRILDLVLMETSWVLEAVYGFDRKAWAQVLEQLLEDSAFSFDDPGRLRAMIKLYRKGKADFADYLIAGTARSEALELRTFDKKLLKENA
- a CDS encoding AbrB/MazE/SpoVT family DNA-binding domain-containing protein, which gives rise to MTTLQAKVTSKGQITLPKQLRIKLAIRSGDRLEFTLERPDRISIRKKRAPGSSAGCGKPFLKRKQKAVTTEEMDQGIRQAISRKHGSLLSGK